The bacterium genomic sequence TACACGATATGGGCGGCATGCACGGGATGGGTCCCATCGTCCTCGAGGAGGACGAGCCCGTTTTCCACGCGGAGTGGGAGCGGCGCATATTCGCCCTCTCGCGCGCGATGGGTGTATGGGAGCGGTGGAACATCGATATGGCCCGCCACGCGCGCGAGCGTATCCCGCCCGCCCGTTACCTGGCGTCGAGTTATTATGAGCGATTTTTACTCAGCCTCGAGACCCTGTTGGTGGAACAGGACTTCCTGACGCGTGAGGAAATCGAAGAGCGTGTGGCCGAGCTTGCAAAGGAGGATGCCTGATGCCTTTGCTCACCAAAGACATGGTGCCGAATATCCTGAAGCTGGGGGGAAGTTTTCAGGTGGACGTAAACATTCCGCCCAAGTTCTCGCCCGGCGATCGCATTCGGGCCCGCGATATCAATCCTGAAGGACATACCCGCCTTCCGCGCTTCGCCCGCGGCCGGCAAGGGGTGATCGATAAAGACTATGGTGTTTTCGTCTTCCCCGACACCCTCGCCCGGGGCGAGGGGAAGAAGCCCCAGCACCTCTACAGCGTCCGCTTTATGGCCCGTGA encodes the following:
- a CDS encoding nitrile hydratase subunit beta, which produces MNGVHDMGGMHGMGPIVLEEDEPVFHAEWERRIFALSRAMGVWERWNIDMARHARERIPPARYLASSYYERFLLSLETLLVEQDFLTREEIEERVAELAKEDA
- a CDS encoding nitrile hydratase subunit beta yields the protein MPLLTKDMVPNILKLGGSFQVDVNIPPKFSPGDRIRARDINPEGHTRLPRFARGRQGVIDKDYGVFVFPDTLARGEGKKPQHLYSVRFMARELWGPEAGARDSVYLDLWDDYMDPA